From Streptomyces sp. TLI_105, the proteins below share one genomic window:
- the pepN gene encoding aminopeptidase N: protein MSVLTRDEAQTRAQLLDVHHYRVDLDLTTGDETFHSRSLIRFTARAAGDTFVELKPETLHSAQLDGEPLDVTTLDGNRLPLGLTEGEHTLRISTTMRYSRTGEGMHRFTDPTDGESYVYTQLFMEDVQRVFAAFDQPDLKAVFELGVKAPEGWTVLSNGITEQQPDGRWQAAPTPLLSTYFVCVAAGPWHTVRTEHAGLPFGIHCRRSLAAHLDADADEILAVTKACYDRYHEKFDEPYPFDSYDQAFVPEFNAGAMENPGLVTFRDEFVFRSAVTVTERQTRAMVIAHEMAHMWFGDLVTLRWWDDIWLNESFAEYMGFQTVDEACSDLFPDTWIDFGVTRKAWGYEADQRPSTHPVAPDPEAVPDTASALLNFDGISYAKGASALRQLVAWLGEKDFLAGINIHFKRHKFGNATLADFIDNLAAATDRDVHAWAEQWLRTTGVDTLTPRLEGEGTHWRLHVDRDGSRPHRIRAGIYDRQPDGELALRERRELDVPQEVPAELSGPRPALVVLNDGDLTYTKLRFDEVSEESALRGLSRIPDPLTRAVIWNALRDMVRDGDLAPADYLEVALAHLPEENELALVQGILGFARTQIADRYVTEEERPAALATISEIARALLRRTEDGEAPGLRLTAVRACIDSATTPDKIASWLDEGTVHGGPELDPELRWRILARLAVLGATDETVIAAELERDPSATGQEGAARCRAALPTPEAKAAAWSSLFDSDDLSNYLFTATAQGFWQPEQAELVREYVPRFYEAAVALGDRRGPAMAEAAGRYAFPSYAIDEESLSLGESHLAEDTMIPALHRKLVDQLDDLRRTLRVRG from the coding sequence ATGTCCGTACTGACGCGCGACGAAGCGCAGACCCGTGCCCAGCTCCTCGACGTCCACCACTACCGCGTGGACCTCGACCTCACCACCGGCGACGAGACCTTCCACTCACGGAGCCTCATCCGCTTCACGGCCCGCGCCGCGGGGGACACCTTCGTCGAGCTCAAGCCCGAGACCCTCCACTCCGCCCAGCTCGACGGCGAGCCCCTCGACGTCACCACCCTCGACGGCAACCGGCTCCCGCTCGGCCTCACCGAGGGCGAGCACACCCTGCGCATCAGCACCACCATGCGGTACTCCCGCACCGGCGAGGGCATGCACCGCTTCACGGACCCCACCGACGGCGAGTCGTACGTCTACACCCAGCTGTTCATGGAGGACGTCCAGCGCGTCTTCGCCGCCTTCGACCAGCCCGACCTCAAGGCCGTCTTCGAACTGGGCGTCAAGGCCCCCGAAGGCTGGACCGTCCTCTCCAACGGCATCACCGAGCAGCAGCCCGACGGCCGCTGGCAGGCCGCCCCCACCCCGCTGCTCTCCACCTACTTCGTCTGCGTCGCCGCCGGCCCCTGGCACACCGTCCGCACCGAGCACGCCGGCCTGCCCTTCGGCATCCACTGCCGCCGCTCCCTCGCCGCCCACCTCGACGCCGACGCCGACGAGATCCTCGCCGTCACCAAGGCCTGCTACGACCGCTACCACGAGAAGTTCGACGAGCCCTACCCGTTCGACTCGTACGACCAGGCCTTCGTCCCCGAGTTCAACGCCGGCGCCATGGAGAACCCCGGACTCGTCACCTTCCGCGACGAGTTCGTCTTCCGCTCCGCCGTCACCGTCACCGAGCGCCAGACCCGCGCCATGGTCATCGCCCACGAGATGGCCCACATGTGGTTCGGCGACCTCGTGACCCTCCGCTGGTGGGACGACATCTGGCTGAACGAGTCCTTCGCCGAGTACATGGGCTTCCAGACCGTCGACGAGGCCTGCTCCGACCTCTTCCCCGACACCTGGATCGACTTCGGCGTCACCCGCAAGGCCTGGGGATACGAGGCGGACCAGCGCCCCTCCACCCACCCCGTCGCCCCCGACCCGGAAGCCGTCCCCGACACCGCCTCCGCGCTCCTCAACTTCGACGGCATCTCCTACGCCAAGGGCGCCTCCGCGCTGCGCCAGCTCGTCGCCTGGCTCGGCGAGAAGGACTTCCTCGCCGGCATCAACATCCACTTCAAGCGCCACAAGTTCGGCAACGCCACCCTCGCCGACTTCATCGACAACCTCGCCGCCGCCACCGACCGCGACGTCCACGCCTGGGCCGAGCAGTGGCTGCGCACCACCGGCGTCGACACCCTCACCCCCCGCCTCGAAGGCGAGGGGACCCACTGGCGCCTCCACGTCGACCGCGACGGCAGCCGCCCGCACCGGATCCGGGCCGGGATCTACGACCGGCAGCCCGACGGCGAGCTCGCCCTGCGCGAGCGCCGCGAGCTCGACGTCCCGCAGGAGGTGCCCGCCGAACTGAGCGGCCCGCGCCCCGCCCTCGTCGTCCTCAACGACGGCGACCTCACCTACACCAAGCTCCGCTTCGACGAGGTCTCCGAGGAGAGCGCCCTGCGCGGCCTCTCCCGCATCCCCGACCCGCTCACCCGGGCCGTGATCTGGAACGCGCTGCGCGACATGGTCCGCGACGGCGACCTCGCCCCCGCCGACTACCTGGAGGTCGCCCTCGCGCACCTCCCCGAGGAGAACGAACTCGCCCTCGTCCAGGGCATCCTCGGCTTCGCCCGCACCCAGATCGCCGACCGGTACGTCACCGAGGAAGAGCGCCCCGCCGCCCTCGCCACCATCAGCGAGATCGCCCGCGCCCTGCTGCGCCGCACCGAGGACGGCGAGGCGCCCGGACTGCGCCTCACCGCCGTCCGCGCCTGCATCGACAGCGCCACCACCCCCGACAAGATCGCCTCCTGGCTCGACGAGGGCACCGTCCACGGCGGCCCGGAGCTCGACCCGGAGCTGCGCTGGCGGATCCTCGCCCGCCTCGCCGTCCTCGGCGCCACCGACGAGACGGTCATCGCCGCCGAACTGGAGCGGGACCCGAGCGCCACGGGCCAGGAGGGCGCGGCCCGCTGCCGGGCCGCGCTCCCGACGCCCGAGGCGAAGGCCGCGGCCTGGTCGTCCCTCTTCGACTCCGACGACCTCTCCAACTACCTCTTCACCGCCACCGCCCAGGGCTTCTGGCAGCCCGAACAGGCCGAGCTCGTACGGGAGTACGTGCCGCGCTTCTACGAGGCGGCCGTCGCGCTCGGCGACCGCCGGGGCCCCGCGATGGCCGAGGCCGCCGGGCGCTACGCCTTCCCGTCGTACGCGATCGACGAGGAGTCCCTGTCCCTGGGCGAGTCCCACCTGGCGGAGGACACCATGATCCCGGCCCTCCACCGCAAGCTGGTCGACCAGCTCGACGACCTCCGCAGGACCCTCCGGGTCCGCGGCTAG